From the Chanos chanos chromosome 7, fChaCha1.1, whole genome shotgun sequence genome, the window acatttcaaaaacattttttttttcctgaaaaagtTCAATTTGATAAATTAAGTTACAAATGATCCTAAATCTTAGATTCCGGTAGAGATGTAGTTTTGACGCGAGTAATAAGGGAGCTGCAGCGAGAGCTGACGacgctgacagacagagaagaaaaagaggaaagaaaggcGACGGGGGAGAGACGGGAAAGAGGCTGACTTGTCTTTGAAGAGGATGTAAAGAATATCGGCCTGGTCCTGTAAATTCTGGGTCTCTTTAAGCAGGTGGGCCAAGGCCTTGTAGTCAATACCCCCGCTAGCGTCCCTGGGAAGGTTACATTCTGCGGTCACCATCACTTCCGGACCCTAACGGAGCAAAGGTCAACCAAGAGACAAACGTATACGAGAGTAATTAAGCAAATCACCGACACATATAAATCACATCagccaaacacaaaaatacataccaCTACACACCATTACCAATACATCACACGaatctaaaataaaaatgctaatGGATGAAAATAATtcggaggattttttttttgcccctgttGGTGAAGAGATCTGTGACGCACCCGGGAGGCCGCAGGGCCTGAAGAGTCTTTAAGGTTCAGTGCAGGCTGAGGAGAGCGGAAGAGCTTCGTTGGGAGATACATGTGCACGTCTGAAAAGAGACACATAGAAAATCATTGGaaggatgggtttttttctgtttgtctgttttttttttttttcttcagtcaatGAGAACTTAAAGAGGACCCTCCGAATATAAGCCGATTTTTAAGGAACACCACTAGCTTCCTCAAATCCTGTTCCAAAAGTTCCGGGGCTCTGAGCCTTTTGCCCTCGTTATATAAATAGAAACTGATTTTTCCTGGGAAACATGTGAGCAGTTATAAGCCATTAGGAGACTGCAGGGTTGGGCTGATATGAAAACCAAGAGAACCACAGcactgaaactgagaaaaaaaaaaactgtaatactATAATATTTTTGAAACTTTTGAAATGATAAACGCACACTTCCAAATAGCGTACACCACTCGTGTTCGACTTAAATGAATCGAGCTGGTCTCGTGCACGGTTGCAGTACACACGAGCACATGGCGCCTAAAGCCGCACGATCGTTAATCAAAGTTGCATTTTTATTACAACGGTCGCGCAGGATTAGACAAGAGTCATCTGACTTACTGTGAATGTTGAGCTCTTTGGCTTTGTTCATTAGAGACACCATCTCTTGTGTCTTTTTGGCGGCTGCCCGGAAACGGCTCAGTCCACCGGGTTTGCCCTCCACTTTCAGAGGCTGCGGGGGCACAGCGGTCAACAAAAGCCGGTCCAAATACTCCGCCAAGTCGTCTATCTCTGAGGGTGGACACGACAGCGAAACAGACATGAATAATTACACGACTGTTTTAACAGTGAGCCTTTGTGTATTTAACTGAACCGAGAACGTTACTGTAGCAAAAAACGTTCACCTGTAATACATTAGACCATGAACTGAttcatgctttgtgtgtgtgtgtggggggggtgtatttattatttattattataattatttatttttggggtCAAGTAAATGAAGTTTCTTCTTATATCAACTCCATGCAGTTTATACAatcaaaacattcattcatagactttaagtgaaaaaaaaatgcattatttcaAAGTTATTTCAAATTAATTCAAACTGCATGCCACTCTCACGCAATCCGCAAagcacaacactgtaccacacttaACATTCTCATGACCCATGCAGCAATGCAAGGCCTGTATTCTAGATTTTCTCCAGTCAAACCAGTGAAATTCATTAAAAGTATACTGGACACAACAACAGTTCAGCATTCTTGAGGTGCAAAGCAGAGGCTGCTGTTctgttcattattattattattttttttttgcattagtcttcaacaaagacagaaaaaaaacactgagtcaccTCCTCTTGCAATGATGGTAGGGAAATTAGGAGTGATACGTCGTGATTAATAGAAAAGGGGGGCGTCAGGTGTCAAAGGTCAGTGAACACAAAGTGAGTATTAGCATATTTTGTGAGAACTGGATTTAACAGTTAacaattaattcattttaaacttgtTGATTAATTTCAAAATTAACAATTAATTTCAATTATTAAATCCACAACATGGTAATTTAACAGAACAATGTCATCTTATTGAATCAACAGACATACTGTGAAGTTCGACTGATCTTGAAAACAAATTTGTTAAAAAGAGTTCATTTAAGTCACCAACTGGCTAATCAGATCTGATCAATTAAACTGACTGACAAGTCAGAATGAAAGACACTTATGCTAAAGACTCTAACAATAATAACCATTGTACACGTGTGGCTAGACTACTTAATCTACGTCTAATTAAGATTACATATGCGTTTACTGGATGTTTGAATCACTGAATCAACTCCACTGGTTGTGTCACTGTATGCCACTACAGGGCATCTTCCCCTTACCATCATTAAACTCATGCATAGTCCCCTCAGCAAAGCAgccatcttcatcatcctcttcctcccaGCTCATGCTGCTGGTCTCTGTCTTACCATTATCCATGAAGCTCAAGTTAGCAAAACACGAGGTGGTCAGGAACTCCGACAGCTTCCCTGTCTGTATCCTGGGGATggcaaaggggaggggggggggtcgcaAAGgtaagagggagaaagggacagaaagacggaaagaaagaaagaaagaaagaaagaaagaaagaaagaaagaaagaaaaaaaatgagttggGCAGGGAAATCATGTGGATCTGTGCAGCTCAaataccttcttttttttggggggttttacAATGAGTCACACACCTTGCTCCTCCAAAGTATCCATCCTGAAGTTTCTTCAGTGTGGCTAAAACAGCAGGATCCAGATCAGTTCTATCCTCAGCTACAAACATAAGAAAAAATATCCATCAGCGGTAAGTCCGGTCACATCAACTTTACTCAACTAAGAAATTACCCAAAATGCAATGCAGGATTATttactggggggggggcattaaaaaacacacacactgattgcTTACAATTGATAATAGAACAAGGTAACCAGCGGATGTGACTGATACAGTTTAAAATGCTTGGGAGACTAACTGAGCATGGTCTGGGAGATGGGAAATGTGACCGTCGGGCGGCCAGTCATCCTCCAGCGAGAAGACAGGTATGCTAGGTCATTGCGTAACATCTCCACTATCATCCTGTTATCCAGGGCCAGGTAGAACTGCTGATGGTCTATGAACTGCATGGAGaacaagaggggaaaaaaggagagaagaaaaaaaagagaatgaggagagaaagacagtgaaacaATAACcgagaaaagggggagggggcacaGCGAAAGCAAAAAGTTGCTACTAACGCAGAACACTGAAGATTTTCAACCACTCATAGATGCTGTAGGAAACCATTCAAACAGAACCAGGGAGCATTTACACCAGTGATTTGTATGATAAGTTCATCACACATGCGTTGCCACTCTCTCTTCCATACCTGAGGCGTGAAGGCAAATATGGTGTTACGGACGATGTACAGCTTTGACGTCCCCAACACGCCAATTCTACGGTACGGTCTTCCCGTTAGTCCCAATCTCTGATTACGCCCTAAAGATTTAATCCATGCACAGCAAATGAGCACGTGTAGCAGATTAGATTTATAACACCAGCTCAAAGACCTCCAAAAGATTAAATGTAACTTATTCTGGGCTTAAGTGTGCGGTTTAATTAACTAGTTACTCAGAAGTGACTCGTATTGTTGCTAAGCAACACTGAAGGTCATGACTAGCTTGTTCCTTACCTAGTCTGGCATAAATGTGGCTGAGGACTCGTGCAGGCTGCATCCGAATGGGATGGATGTCTGCTACCGTCTCCACCTCAATCCCGTTCTTCAGCAGCAATGCCTTAATGTCCTCATTCTCAGCCACAATAGAGACTACAGGACAGACACGTATCGTAATTCACTCTAAAACGTCAAGTATTAGTTGACATGAAACGATCTCGAACCTCTAAAACAAACCTTGGACGACAACATCTGGTTTGGGGATGGTGGAGAATCGTCGGTTTAGTGGATCGATTTCTCCGGGGGCCAAGAAAcccttcaaagaaaaaaagaacaaaaaaaaacaactaacaAATATTCAAAAGCTCAGCCATACAAAACTACAAACTAACAACATCTGGCCTGCGAAGTCAGAACAACAGTACCCAACAGGAACGCAAACCTCTAACCAAAGGGTTGAATAATGGGGACAATGTCTCACCTCTGCCAGTAAGTTTCCAAGGATGTAAAGAGACTGCCCCCATCTCAGGGGGCATTTTCCCATGGGGATCCTCTCCACTGAATGAGGGTTCACATACTCTTCATCCACCTGATAGGAGAAATGACCCAGGGGATTGATccttcatttacttatttaagtGCAGTCTATGACAGGACACTTTGAAgaattttgttcagtttgtcattCAGTACTGCTTGGTGTCAATGATTCACAGTTCTCCTACgttcaaagtcaaagtcaactTGATCAGGTCTgaatttaaaaggaaaacatgAGTGCAGTCTTGCTTCAAATGACGACTTTATCATTTcccagccaacacacacacacacacacacacacacacacacacacacacagtggcagaATCAGTTTTACCTTATCAGCAGGTACACTGTAAAGTTCAGGCACCAGACGAATCCCATCCTTCCGTTTGATCAATATTCCATCCAACGCCTCTCGATATTCCTCCACCTGTGGCCACAACAGAACATCGTTCATGAGAATAAAGTTTCAGATGAATCTATAGTTTAACAAAAATAcatgtatctatatctatctataaatatatatgcacatatatagtATGTATATAGTATTTAATACAGCGATAAATGTCTGTTACCTGTTCAGGACTGTTGATGAAAATGCCATCCAGGATGAGGTAGGCCCAGAACAGTGGCCACTCACACTCAATGTTCTCAAACAGTTTCAGCTCAGCAGATTCATAGTACAGCCGGTTAGGGTCCTCAGGACACGAGTCACAAGGTTCAAAGACAATACGAGAATATCTAATAAATGACCTTGACTGACCTTcagtttaaataattaataGTCTGACCAACATAACAATGGTCCAAAGACTCCCCAGTAGAGACAGTGAACAGAATTgaatttattatcatttttataatcatcattattattgttgttatagTTATTATTATAGTTACCTCTTTAGGGGTTTTATGTCCATCTCGGAGAAACCTGCAGCAGCCATATCGTCCCTGTGGAAAAcagccaaagaaaacaaacagagacagagagattggtCATATCAcaggcaaagaaaacaaacagagacagagagattggtCCTATCTCAGGCCATATGAATGAGGGTATCGCTAACGCTACTAAAGCCAGTCATCCTTTAAAGATAATGGCCCTATCAGGGGTCAACGAGGGCAAAAAGTAAAGCATTGGCCAAACGTTACTCAAAGCTCAAACAGCAGCCTCATATTCCTGTGTCACTAtccacataacacacattacTTTACAGGTATCAGGCTAACAGCTGTCCACATGACCCACATTACTTTACAGGTATCAGGCTAATAACAGCTATCCACATGACCCACATTACTTTACAGGTATCAGACTAACACCTATCCACATGACCCACATTACTTTACAGGTATCAGACTAACAGCTATCCACATGGCCCACATTACTTTACAGGTATCAGGCTAACAGCTATCCACATGACCCACATTACTTTACAGGTATTAGGCTAACAGCTATCCACATGACCCACATTACTTTACAGGTATCAGCTATCCACATGACGCACATTACTTTACAGGTATTAGGCTAACAGCTATCCACATGACGCACATTACTTTACAGGTATCAGGCTAACACCTATCCATATGGCCTACATTACTTTACAGGTATCAGGATAACACCTATCCATATGGCCTACATTATTTTACAGGTATCAGCTATCCATATGACCCACATTACTTTACAGGTATCAGGCTAACAGCTATCCACATGACCCACATTACTTTACAGGTATTAGGCTAACAGCTATCCACATGACCCACATTACTTTACAGGTATCAGCTATCCACATGACGCACATTACTTTACAGGTATTAGGCTAACAGCTATCCACATGACGCACATTACTTTACAGGTATCAGGCTAACACCTATCCATATGGCCTACATTACTTTACAGGTATCAGGATAACACCTATCCATATGGCCTACATTATTTTACAGGTATCAGCTATCCATATGACCCACATTACTTTACAGGTATCAGGATAACAGCTATCCATATGGCCAACATTACTTTACAGGTATCAGGATAACAGCTATCCACATGACCCACATTACTTTACAGGTATCAAGCTAACTGCTATCCACGTGACCCACATTACTTTACAGATATCAAGCTAACAGATGCAGTCTTCACCGTATAAGACCATTCAGTCTGTGTTGCTGAGTGGATTTGGGTTGGTTGGCTGACCTGGAGTTTGGAGATGATCTCTTCCTTGGTGATGTTCACTATGTTCATGTCCTCCACAGCAAATGCCGGGTAAGAGATGATGGAGAGAACTCCGGCATCCACTTCTTTAGAGGTGGAGGCTCTGGGTAACATAGAGTTCAGGATGGactggagaaaacaaagagggtAAAGTCGACATTCCAGTGAgttagctttaaaaaaaataatacattactCATCGTTGTTAGACTGTCTTGGAGAAAAGTACATAACAGAGCTGACTAAGACTTCAGAAATGGGAGAtattcacagacagaacaatgCTATGAGACTGAGAATGAGGGTTCTGCAATGAAATGGGAGGAACTCACAGACATACCAGTGTTATAAGACTGAGAATAAGTGTTCTTCAGGTTCTGAATTTGGAATGCATTTATCAGACATTGGGAAACATGGTGCGGGGTGAAATTGAGTTCAATGAGTTCAAATCCAAAATTACAGGCAGTTTAAGtcaaaaatcctttttttttttttttttttttttttttttttttttatgggagcagaggacagtgaagaaaaacctctaaaatatgtgaaattgcaaaaaatgtgaaattgcaAAAAATTGCAAGAAAACAAATCCTCTAACATcaccgctgaaaatgaaattgcaaTGGTAATGTTATAGGATATTGTGAACACTGGGAGACAAATACAGATATCAGAATTCTACCTGGCAGTGCTGGATGTCATCCGCTAAAGCGTGAACCACAGAACTGGGTCCTCCTTTGGCACCAAACAGATTCAGTTCATCAAGGGCCTCCAATGCAGCCTGGGACCACAAAGAAATCCATTCAGTGTTTTTCCACTGTGCTCAACTGTGAGTCTGGCTTCACATTGACAACAAAGGCAACATTCATTCCCAGTGTTTCAGATCTCTGGCCATGAACAACAAATTATCCACCTTTCACTTTGGAGATTCTGGGCTTCAAAACACCATAATGGTTTTATTTAAGACTTCCAGGATATTTTAAAATAGTACCGACTGACACATGAACCAACGATTGGGAAAGCCACTTGCTATACAATGCTGATCAGGTTTCCATTTATTTGCACGAGTGCAATGCTTTAGTGTAGGACGCAGGCCAAGAGCTGTCGAATCCCTTTAAGTTTTTCATTCCGGAATTTTCTACCACAATGATATTAAAACTTTAAATGACAGCAAAACTTATGGGGTTTCACTAAAACAGAAAGGACTTTGTAAACACCTTTGGCACCATTCACAAAAAGATCCCCTTTCATTTCCCGAAAGGGAAGGGACATTCACTGTGATCTTGGCTTGGGCTCGGAAGACTTTGGAGCACGGTCAGGATGGTCCGTGGACGCCGTTTACGCGACGCTCCCTTAAGCTGGCCATGGAACGCCACACTGGAGGGGCCAACACAAGGTTATACTGGGTCAGGTACACCGAAATGGAGAGCCGTGTTCACAGGAAGAGCGCATGCGTTGGCCTTCCCCACGTCAATCTCAACAGCATTCTCAGCTGTTCTACGACCGGGATGAATAACattgtgtatgagtgagtgggtctcgacagagggagggaggagaaagagagagagagagagagagagagagagtgagagacagagaaagagagtgagtcacATAGTCTCAGTAAGGGGggttgtgtggatgtggatgactggaagtgagagagagagagagagagagaaagcagcgaACAGAGGAACAGTGCGCTGTTGGCATGTATCGGAGGACGCGGACCTGGCCTCCACGTCTTGATGTAAACAGACGCTATCACGGAATGAAAGCTATGATAAAGCAAGTCGATTAAAAGGAACCTACTGAAAACAAGTGTACTCAACACCAGCAGAGGCTTTCCAGCATAAGAGTGCTTGGGTTTCACTTACTTCAGATGCTTTGACCTTTCATAGTCAACAAGCCCAAGGAACCTAACATTAAGCAATTAGACACACATCAGGCTGAAGCTGATATACTTAGCGTGTATTTTAACGCCTGTTTAAACTATAAAAGATTGAGCAAACTGCCCTTCAGCAGGGCAATTCAACTCAAGGCTTTTGaagtcaaacatttttttttaagcctagCCTTTCAATTACATTCTTTTATGTGGGGAAACAGATGTTAGCACACTTAGTTCATTCCAGAGTCAGAAAACAGTTGGTAGatatattagaaaaaaaatcgaACCGCTTTTAACCGCTTTTAAATTAATGGcccagagagagtgtgaattaGATAATATAATTCTAATGCTTCATGTCGTTAGCTACAATTGATCTAACTTGCTGTTGCCATTGATCAATACACTCACTTTAGCCATGCCTATGGAGCTAGCGTTTAGCTCGGGAATTCCCTGGTTGGTCTTGTCCCCTCGTTCCCACATTCCATAATCCTGAGAGGCGGGAAAAGAGAAACGAGCGTAAAACATCACAGAGTTACTACACGTGATGGcgactca encodes:
- the phka1a gene encoding phosphorylase b kinase regulatory subunit alpha, skeletal muscle isoform isoform X2; the encoded protein is MRSRSNSGVKLDNYARIVQQTILRFQDPVTGLLPASEEHPDAWVRDNVYSVVSVWALSLAYRKNADRDEDKAKAYELEQSVVKLMRGLLQCIMRQLDKVEKFKYSKSTMDCLHAKYNTHTCAAVVGDGEWGHLQLDATSVYLLFLAQMTASGLHIIYTQDEVDVVQNLMFYIETAYKIADYGMWERGDKTNQGIPELNASSIGMAKAALEALDELNLFGAKGGPSSVVHALADDIQHCQSILNSMLPRASTSKEVDAGVLSIISYPAFAVEDMNIVNITKEEIISKLQGRYGCCRFLRDGHKTPKEDPNRLYYESAELKLFENIECEWPLFWAYLILDGIFINSPEQVEEYREALDGILIKRKDGIRLVPELYSVPADKVDEEYVNPHSVERIPMGKCPLRWGQSLYILGNLLAEGFLAPGEIDPLNRRFSTIPKPDVVVQVSIVAENEDIKALLLKNGIEVETVADIHPIRMQPARVLSHIYARLGRNQRLGLTGRPYRRIGVLGTSKLYIVRNTIFAFTPQFIDHQQFYLALDNRMIVEMLRNDLAYLSSRWRMTGRPTVTFPISQTMLTEDRTDLDPAVLATLKKLQDGYFGGARIQTGKLSEFLTTSCFANLSFMDNGKTETSSMSWEEEDDEDGCFAEGTMHEFNDGKGKMPCSDDLAEYLDRLLLTAVPPQPLKVEGKPGGLSRFRAAAKKTQEMVSLMNKAKELNIHNVHMYLPTKLFRSPQPALNLKDSSGPAASRVLMVTAECNLPRDASGGIDYKALAHLLKETQNLQDQADILYILFKDKGMDWDTHIHGKGSTVRNLLADLYDKAGDLKHWGLIRMISGMLRKKVEELDWACSDLLAHQKHLTVGLPPEPREKTISAPLPPDQLARMIDQASENNITIAILTQEIMVYLAMNIRAQPSLFREMFRLRIGLIIQVMATELAQSLNCSGEEATESLMSLRPSELKNLLHHILSGKEFGVQKSVRPGEPGVSPAISIQEVGHAGATKSERSGISKLKSDMKLLEKRRLSWPAHTSSPHKYRLPSIESLDAGLGGSPVRDSRQGQWLRRRRLDGALNRVPVGFYQKVWKILQKCHGLSIEGFVLPSSTTREMTPGEIKFAVHVETVLNRVPQPEYRQLLVEAILVLTMLADVEIQSVGSIIHVEKIVHIANDMFYQDQKDLGAEENILEKDHSTGICRLLYDSAPSGRFGTMTYLTKAVAIYVQEFLPSGSCALQ
- the phka1a gene encoding phosphorylase b kinase regulatory subunit alpha, skeletal muscle isoform isoform X3 → MRSRSNSGVKLDNYARIVQQTILRFQDPVTGLLPASEEHPDAWVRDNVYSVVSVWALSLAYRKNADRDEDKAKAYELEQSVVKLMRGLLQCIMRQLDKVEKFKYSKSTMDCLHAKYNTHTCAAVVGDGEWGHLQLDATSVYLLFLAQMTASGLHIIYTQDEVDVVQNLMFYIETAYKIADYGMWERGDKTNQGIPELNASSIGMAKAALEALDELNLFGAKGGPSSVVHALADDIQHCQSILNSMLPRASTSKEVDAGVLSIISYPAFAVEDMNIVNITKEEIISKLQGRYGCCRFLRDGHKTPKEDPNRLYYESAELKLFENIECEWPLFWAYLILDGIFINSPEQVEEYREALDGILIKRKDGIRLVPELYSVPADKVDEEYVNPHSVERIPMGKCPLRWGQSLYILGNLLAEGFLAPGEIDPLNRRFSTIPKPDVVVQVSIVAENEDIKALLLKNGIEVETVADIHPIRMQPARVLSHIYARLGRNQRLGLTGRPYRRIGVLGTSKLYIVRNTIFAFTPQFIDHQQFYLALDNRMIVEMLRNDLAYLSSRWRMTGRPTVTFPISQTMLTEDRTDLDPAVLATLKKLQDGYFGGARIQTGKLSEFLTTSCFANLSFMDNGKTETSSMSWEEEDDEDGCFAEGTMHEFNDGKGKMPCSDDLAEYLDRLLLTAVPPQPLKVEGKPGGLSRFRAAAKKTQEMVSLMNKAKELNIHNVHMYLPTKLFRSPQPALNLKDSSGPAASRVLMVTAECNLPRDASGGIDYKALAHLLKETQNLQDQADILYILFKDKGMDWDTHIHGKGSTVRNLLADLYDKAGDLKHWGLIRMISGMLRKKVEELDWACSDLLAHQKHLTVGLPPEPREKTISAPLPPDQLARMIDQASENNITIAILTQEIMVYLAMNIRAQPSLFREMFRLRIGLIIQVMATELAQSLNCSGEEATESLMSLRPSELKNLLHHILSGKEFGVQKSVRPGEPGVSPAISIQEVGHAGATKSERSGISKLKSDMKLVCVPDTYTPPLFSLDAGLGGSPVRDSRQGQWLRRRRLDGALNRVPVGFYQKVWKILQKCHGLSIEGFVLPSSTTREMTPGEIKFAVHVETVLNRVPQPEYRQLLVEAILVLTMLADVEIQSVGSIIHVEKIVHIANDMFYQDQKDLGAEENILEKDHSTGICRLLYDSAPSGRFGTMTYLTKAVAIYVQEFLPSGSCALQ